AATCAACTTacaaacaataaatataaatcaatttaaCATATAACATTAGTATACATAAGACAAAATATGCATAATCTTGCATATCTTATAAATCAgctttaagtttttaataacaaaaaatactcaactattaattacatatcCTCAAAATTATcacattaatgaaatataagattgtatattaaaaaaattatttagattcGTTTTGTTTTTCTATAAGTTTACCCAAAAGGCTAACAAGGGATCTTTGGATTTCAGAAGTTTCGTTAtgcatctcttttttttctgctcTAGAAGCTTCCCATctttgttcttttcttttttctttttccagacgttgttctcttctttcttctttcatttGATCTCTATTACGCTGTATATCCGATACGAAAGAATCCAAAATGGTtttcacttttctttttttgggtTTCGAGGAGCTATCCTGATATTCAAACTTATCTATAGGAGATGGTGATGAAGAATGACATATTGAAGATGACGAAGATGCTAATGCACTAGGTGCGATTGGTCCATCACTGCTTGCTACAGCTACAGGAGAAACCCAGCTTTTTTCACCAAATAAAGAATTCATAATAGAATAGTACGCCCAACAACTGTTATGATTGCCACTTTTAGCGTTGGAATCTTTACTTTTCTTATAAGTTCTTTTTAAACTGGACAGTTTATTTTGAACTTGAACAGCAGAAACATTGTAATTATAGTTCCGTAATTCAGAGACAATTTCGGcccataatttattatgtcgTTTTAGTCCAGCAGTGAATTCATGTTCTCTTTCACGATACAATTCTAAACAAAGCATGACAGCTTTCTCAGGCCAagtaaatgtttctttttcatctttgttttttttagcATCATTTTCAAGTGATAcatctttgttttctttagcATCACTTTCGAGTGATACTACAGTTTCTGAACTCTTCAAATCTTGATCATTGGAATTGACAAGATGTTGAATCGTAGCAGTGCTTCTTTTCTCCATTTCCTTAGTAACTAAGTTTTGAAGTATCTCTTGATCTAGAAATGAACAAGAAATAACTATTACAATACTTGAAGAGATAGAAACCTCTAAGTGAATCATAATATCcaacaagaaatatttttttcacgcATAAGTTCAGAGAATCTTTAATAACCAACTTACCTCCATTCATTATTCCTTCATATTCTTCAGGTGATACTGTAattgtaaacaatttttctttttcaccgAAAAGAACTGGAACGGTAATTTTATTCGCCATTGTAGATATAATATCGAATCGAGTTATATAAAGCTACTTGATCGAACTCTAACCTAAactatgtaattaaatttcgcgCTAATATCACCAAATGCATGAGGGTGCCGTTACatggagcgtaacttgcgtaagcgtaaccTGCGTAACCTAGTGAGTAGCTAGAATAGGCACACTGCGTATTCTAGTAAATTACTAGAATGTACGCTATTctgaaaattccattttacaTGGCGCGTACTTTGCGTTAAATGCGCATAAAGCGTAACAAGCCTGACTAATAACAGATCAGGACTTCTGTTGTACAGTACAACAGAAATTAATCGATtggttgttattatttaagcgtattGCTAAATACGCGTCATGTGAAATAGATACTTTGATGTAAGAATGTGTTGAAGcgtaatatatgtgtgtaatgTATGTACGAGTATGCATGAAATAACCTAAATAAAGTATACGGAGTGGTTGACTGGTTGACGACGCGTGTCTAGCACAAAAAACCTGGAATCTCTTAAACATGGATTCTAATCTTGTATTAGCGGTTCTTGCCAACAAATTATACTTATTGTTACGATATGGTTTTCATCGATGCTGATGTGGTCTTCTCCTTCAACGTACTGCTTGAAGCACTtatgatcaataaaatttgtggTGAACTAAAGAGCCACCCACAATATCCACATTTATGCTGTattttaaaaaggaaatacaTAAGTGAAAATGTATAAGCTGCAGTAAGCTGTTGAAAATAGTCCAGACATGCAAATGAATATACCATAGTTATCGGacataaattgaaattcttttgtcATACTATGCAACCGATGTACTGATTTATATCCaagtaattaaatgcattatttaaacattttggtccatattctcagctcacttttatgataaatgcgtgcatttagtatatagttcacgttacatatattatagaatatcataaataaatatgcacatttattgataaaagtgagCTGCGAATATAGTCCTTTATAGAATTTAGAtgcatttcttaaattacCCGAATTTGATccattttttcagaaattttggCACGGCGATCGCGAGTCAAAAAAGGATACACACACACTGTCACATACAtgcatttaatgtattttccaCCAGAAATTGGATTCGGCGTAATTGACAACTGGCGTAGAAAGCGTAAACTAACTAGGCGTAAGTTTTATAGTAACTTCTATAAAATTACTAGGTTACGCAGAttacgcttacgcaagttacgctccatGTAACGGCACCCTGAGACTGCACCGAGTGCCTCAGCTCGCGAGGTGAGGTATTTCATGCGTTCTCATGCACCGGAAGAGGCGGAGTAACTTATTTACATTCGGTTGAATCATGCATGCAGCATGTGCGCATGAAGAGAAAACCACAGACATCTATACTATAACTAGACCGCTAACTCCCAGTGATTTTGTACATAAAAAGTGTCCACGAAAACCATGTAATATGGTGGTCGCGCATGCGTAACGCTGGTAGAAAAAGTAATATGGCGgatagtatatatacatgtggCCACGAAGTGAAGTTGCGCTTAGCGATTTAATTCTGTACTTTACGTGTTTATTACGTGTTATtgttatacaattaatattcataatcgAAGAGGAAGGAGCTCTCCTTCACATTTACCAATAGTTGCTACAATGCCTACAGCTTGTAGCGTGAAAGGCTGTAAACGCTTGTGGAAAAAGCACTCGCAAATAACATTTCATAGGTAagtctaattaatttttattatataagtaatcaaagttttatagttTAGGCTTTACAGTGTTTATAAGATGTTTAACATTGTAAGACttaatttgtgttttatactataattaaatgtacaatattgCGTTTGGTTATACCATAACCTTTTGATGTACTTTGATGTACTTTCAGAAGTCATAggtatatattgtaattataattttagatttccatgtcaaaataaacaatatttaaagtaCTGGATTGCGGCTACTGGGAATGATTTGGTTGCATATTCGAATGCACGAATATGCAGTTTATCTATGAATATCTATGAAAGCGAAGATGAATACCCTCGTGGTTCAATACCTCCGAATTCAGTAATGAAAACATTAAATGAATATATCATGTACTATTTAAGTGGATACATAGTAAAAACATTACGTCTTAAGTGTTATACATGTGGACTTAGTTTAAGAAAACCTGATCATGAacttaattatgcaaatagtGAAACATTTACCAAAGTTTTAGATTTTTTGAATAATGGTGGTTTAATTAGGCCGTCTATTTCTGTGTATAAAATCTGTATGGAAAtggaaaaacaattaaatattgtaaccGACGGTTATACAGAACTATTTGTTGAACAATTAGATGTAATAGTTATAAATAGagttaaaagtattttagctCTTGATTCGTCCATATTTCCGAACTTAGAATGCGAAAATGACACTGTTCCACATAAAATTAGTCTTATAATTGCAATAAGTTCTAGATATGCGGACGTTCGACTCTACTCCTATTCTAAGTTTTATTATCAACAGATCTTAAAACCAATACGAAAACGGcataaattaacaaaacaaatattattttctaaagagtaatgtacaatataatctATTGTCTAGATAAGTATGTTTGCATgtgtgtattaatatttattataatcgacatatacagggtgtcccgggttttaaccgacaaactgcgggagcatattctactagtggaaataagaaaaaattcttatatcgagtttgcttagaaatgctttattacaaagttataaaccaatattgaaaagaaatatgagataagtaacaacggaacatagtgtagaatttggaaggtcgaagatgtttgttatgtgtattcacatgtattcatgttcactatgttgaaacgattcagtatgattgttactttcacaacagtagctgttagatttcaatcgtcgtgtgaactagcaattactatcaga
The Ooceraea biroi isolate clonal line C1 chromosome 4, Obir_v5.4, whole genome shotgun sequence genome window above contains:
- the LOC105283523 gene encoding uncharacterized protein LOC105283523, producing the protein MANKITVPVLFGEKEKLFTITVSPEEYEGIMNGDQEILQNLVTKEMEKRSTATIQHLVNSNDQDLKSSETVVSLESDAKENKDVSLENDAKKNKDEKETFTWPEKAVMLCLELYREREHEFTAGLKRHNKLWAEIVSELRNYNYNVSAVQVQNKLSSLKRTYKKSKDSNAKSGNHNSCWAYYSIMNSLFGEKSWVSPVAVASSDGPIAPSALASSSSSICHSSSPSPIDKFEYQDSSSKPKKRKVKTILDSFVSDIQRNRDQMKEERREQRLEKEKRKEQRWEASRAEKKEMHNETSEIQRSLVSLLGKLIEKQNESK